The following proteins are co-located in the Oncorhynchus clarkii lewisi isolate Uvic-CL-2024 chromosome 30, UVic_Ocla_1.0, whole genome shotgun sequence genome:
- the LOC139389542 gene encoding perforin-1-like → MASLSLSLGLLVLCTLALVHCDLYDGHVRVWGLSASNLKGDLLSQPDPYVKVWCGPTFGGMSSILKNQANPTWPGEFNFVDIIHKSVLKLEVWDDDAGPDHRLGTCTTTIRRGTHTETCHLKKGTVYYTYSYDYSH, encoded by the exons atggcctctctctctctgtccctgggaCTGCTGGTGCTATGCACCCTGGCTCTTGTACACTGTGACCTGTATGACGGCCACGTCAGGGTGTGGGGCCTTAGTGCTTCCAACCTGAAAGGAGACCTCCTCTCCCAGCCAGACCCCTACGTCAAG GTGTGGTGCGGCCCCACCTTTGGTGGCATGAGCAGCATTCTGAAGAACCAGGCCAACCCCACCTGGCCCGGCGAGTTCAACTTCGTAGACATCATCCATAAGTCTGTCCTGAAGCTGGAG gtgtGGGATGATGACGCCGGACCAGATCACCGCCTGGGAACCTGCACCACCACCATCCGCcgaggaacacacactgagaCCTGCCACCTGAAGAAAGGCACCGTCTACTACACCTACAGCTACGACTACAGTCACTAG
- the LOC139389543 gene encoding perforin-1-like, with protein sequence MASLSLSLGLLVLCTLALVHCDLDDSHVRVWGLSASNLKGDFLSQPDPYVKVWCGPAFGGMTSILKNQANPTWPGEFNFLDIIHKSVLKLEVWDQDAGPDNRLGTCTTTVYPGTHTETCHLKKGTVYYTYSYKKEQEQ encoded by the exons atggcctctctctctctgtccctgggaCTGCTGGTGCTATGCACCCTGGCTCTTGTACACTGTGACCTGGATGACAGCCATGTCAGGGTGTGGGGCCTTAGTGCCTCCAACCTGAAAGGAGACTTCCTCTCCCAGCCAGACCCCTACGTCAAG GTGTGGTGCGGCCCAGCCTTCGGTGGCATGACCAGCATTCTGAAGAACCAGGCCAACCCCACCTGGCCCGGCGAGTTCAACTTCCTAGACATCATCCACAAGTCTGTCCTGAAGCTGGAG GTGTGGGATCAGGACGCCGGGCCAGATAACCGCCTGGGAACCTGCACCACCACTGTCTACCCAGGAACACACACTGAGACCTGCCACCTGAAGAAAGGCACCGTCTACTACACCTACAGCTACAAGAAGGAACAGGAGCAATAG